One window from the genome of Cryptomeria japonica chromosome 6, Sugi_1.0, whole genome shotgun sequence encodes:
- the LOC131039725 gene encoding uncharacterized protein LOC131039725, whose protein sequence is MNAEDFKQRTGVGAESLRINHRRRFSLTSLSLTDDANAEEGNILGLETESFNYNYALIYSSGSGRHKRSSSLSSNSSSSSLSSPLWSPCNSASASQAAIPFSWEDKPGVPKQKPDACDARGLDLPLPPSSEQPKGTEDEARRSLLARRGLRWANKKTDDPFVTALVACTRQGINEARVGRGGRHSHGHGHRQGQRQGYSCMRACATVDAHIAVPRKQLMNAQAAHPISKQQQQPPLAFIHSRTWDIELSQSLLHR, encoded by the coding sequence ATGAATGCTGAAGATTTCAAGCAGAGGACCGGTGTGGGTGCAGAGTCACTAAGGATCAATCACAGGCGGCGGTTCAGTCTCACCTCCCTCTCACTCACAGACGATGCAAATGCAGAGGAGGGCAACATTCTGGGCTTAGAGACAGAGAGCTTCAACTACAATTATGCTCTGATTTATTCCTCTGGATCAGGTCGCCACAAGCGAAGCTCCAGCCTTTCTTCcaattcctcttcctcttcattGAGCTCCCCATTGTGGTCGCCCTGCAACTCGGCCAGTGCCTCACAAGCCGCCATTCCCTTCTCATGGGAGGACAAACCCGGCGTGCCCAAGCAGAAACCAGATGCCTGTGACGCCCGAGGGCTTGATCTTCCCCTGCCCCCATCATCGGAGCAACCCAAGGGAACGGAGGATGAAGCCCGCCGCTCTCTACTGGCCCGCCGGGGTCTCAGGTGGGCGAACAAAAAGACCGATGACCCGTTTGTGACGGCCCTTGTGGCCTGCACCCGTCAAGGCATAAATGAAGCCCGAGTGGGCAGGGGAGGACGCCATAGCCATGGCCATGGCCATAGGCAGGGGCAGAGGCAGGGGTATTCTTGCATGAGGGCTTGTGCCACCGTTGACGCCCACATTGCCGTGCCTCGGAAGCAATTGATGAATGCCCAGGCAGCCCACCCAATTTCGAAGCAGCAGCAGCAGCCGCCATTGGCCTTCATCCACTCTAGGACCTGGGACATTGAGCTCTCACAGAGCCTTCTGCATCGGTAG